Within the Kwoniella dejecticola CBS 10117 chromosome 5, complete sequence genome, the region AATCTGGCTAAGCTCGATCAGAAGATCAGAGGCTTTGTCAGTGATGAGCGAGAGAGAGTCAGAGGTATAGGAAGGAAATCTATTGAAGGGTAAATCTTCGAATTTATAACGGCCGGTGCATCCTAAGATTTTGGGAGTGCGAGGTGTGAAAAGCAGCTCAACCTAAATCCTGTATAATAGCAAGCTTCACCTATTGAGCCTTCTTTATATGAACTACTTGCGCGGATTGGCAACTTGCCGATACTTCGGATACTCATCTAGATAGGTAATTTGCGGGAATATTATGACTAATGACAATAACGCTTGATAATGTACCTTGTATAATAGTGTCATGATCCGCCTATCAGGCGATGAACTCTTTCAAAGGTTGCACAGGCTGTTCAATCTCCGATAACaaggcttcttcgtcgtcgtccgAGAGGAAAGTGTATGTCTTGACCTCTACATTTTCCCAATTCTTTGGTCCAGACACGGCAGAGATTCCCTACCATCAGCTTCCCACCGCATACAACGACAAGTCCCCCGAATCCTGCGAATCGAGCAGAGTGAACTCACTCTATCAGATCTGTGACCGTCTACGATATAACCCAAGATCGTTCCATGCGCTACGACTTGATCATGTGACGAATCACATCAGTGATCTTCGTATCACAAGAAGGGTGTTCCGCTAACCAAATGACGCTCACCGACAATCTCTTTCTCCGGTCTATCCCTCAACCACCTTCTGACCTGCTTTGCCCTTTCAGCTGCATTCACTGGGTCGAGAATCCCTGTTTGGCTCGCATAGTCTTCGGACAGGGTCGAAAAGTCTAAAGAAGCGAAAATGCCATCATTGGACGCTTTTAGTACGGATACAGGATAAAGCGGTGTATTGCATGGCCAGCTGTACATTGGCGTCGAATTATACGGTAGGGGTCAGCGATTGTGTCctgcatgatgatgaggatgatgatgatgatgatgatgatgatgatgatgatgatgatgatgatgatgatgatgatgatgatgatgatgatgatgatgatgatgatgatgatgatgatgatgatgatgatgatgatgatgatgatgatgatgatgatgatgatgatgaagtcAAAGGATTCCAATGTGAGTTCACGCTTCAGACGGCTTACTCGTCGACTTCTCGCAAGAGCTCCAGAAGAATGactccttgcccttctttgTCATGGTCTAAGCGCTCTTTAAGATCCTTGAATCCGATCAACATAGTCTCCATTGTTCTTCTGAGCTATAGTATGAGGTCACATCAACACTCTTCGGCGTCGTGTAATCGTTAAATGGAGTTACGATTCGCATCATGCTTACTGgggaagaaacgatcaaTTCAGCAGTCTTCTGGATGGTTTCTTTAGTACGGTCACACAGCTCTTGCGATTGCATGCGGCCTAAATCAGTTAATGGCGCGTCTGGCACTATCATTGGAGTCAACCATCAAGCCTTCGTGGATCtaccgaggatgatggtgagggGTCACTCACGGAAGTACTCCTCCGCAAGGCTACAATATCATTCATTCAAGATTGTTGTCATCAGTGCACAGTCAAGGGTCCGCGTAAGGAAACGATCTGGTCACTCTCACTTGTGTTCAGCCTGCGCATGTCGGACTAGATACAGCCTCTTAGTCGTAGCTGCTGACATGATTCAGTATTTCTAAATCTTAGACAATCGAGACGAGATAAGTTGAGAGAAGGAACAACGACACATTTTGCCGTGCATTGTCAAATCGAGTCACGCAATCTGCTTAGTTGATTGCCTCCTTTGGCCGGCCAGTGCGACAGGTAGGGAACGATGGGGTCATATGCGACTCAGTGAAGTTTATGGAAAACTCTCCTTTGATCACCATGATGAAAATGCATTGTTTCGTCTTCTATTTGTTCTGATATCGTGCCCGTGATTCCGCCATTTCACCATTCCACCATTCCGCGGGCGACTTATGAGCGCAGGTTAACCTTCCATCTGGCTACTGGTTGGCTGGTCCGTAGCATCTTGCGGCTTGATAGAGTTGGTAGCTGCCACGAGTGAAGcattgtcatcatcctccgaaACGAACGTGAACGCTTTCAGTTCTGCGTTGTCCCATCGCTATATTGAGACAAGACGGGTTGAGTAATGCATACGTTCATGACGCATGCTAAGCCTGACAACGGAACTCCATCACGTACCCTGGTGGACTGCTGGCCATCAACGAGGTATCGCAGAATATCGCCGTGAGCAACGACTATTAAAGATATCCACGAACgtcatccatcttcagctgctgTACAACAAAGCTGCAACGATCCGGACACCTCGCTGTCACGTACCGACTATTTCCATCTCAGGTCTGTCCCTAAGCCATCTCCTGACCTGTCTCGCCCTTTCGGATCCATTTACGGGGTCAAATATTCCAGTCTTACTCGCATACCCCTCTGACAAGGTCGAGAAGTCCAACGCAGAGAAGATTCCGCCATTTGAGGACTTGAGTACGTCTACGGGGAAAAGGGGCGTATCACATGGTTTACTGAAGTCATTGGACAAGAGGAAAGGGTGTTAGCTTACGCACGATACAGTATGTATCACGGCTCTTTCGCCGTTCGATGCAGATTATGACCTGTCTCATCGTCCATAGAGAGAGACGTAGCAGCGCGTGTGAACATAAGAATCTAGATCACGCTCACCCTTCGATCTCTTGTAAAGTGTCCAACAGGATCACACCCTGTCCTTGCGCATCCAAGCGCTCTTTCAGGTCATTGAAGGCAATCAACATGGTCTCCATGGGTCGGCGAAGCTGAGCAAAAAAAATTGTCAATCAGCCTGCAGACTGCAAAATTTGTAGTATCATGTACTCGAGAAGATATAGGCAAGGTTTAGCGGGATGGCGGAGAATATTTCTCTCTCACAGGAGAGGAGACGATCAGTTGAGCGGTCTTTTGGATTGTGTCCTTTGTGAGCTCGTACAGCTCTTGTGACTGGGAGCGTCCAAGCTCAGTCAACGAGGCATCCAAGACTAGACCCATGTTACATGAATGTCAGAAGTTGAAATATTATGCTACTTCACAGTAGGTGCCCTCACTCGTGTAGTCTTCTGCTACACTGCGAAGTGGCAAGACAGGTCAATGAAGTGGGTTGATGCGTGACTCGAGCAGGAACGGATCGCCAGGACTCACTTGTGTTCAGCCTGTGAATGTCGAGTCAGATGGAGAATCTTAGAGGTAGCGTTCGTCATTGTATCCCAGTTTATGCTTTCTGTAGGATGAACAACACAAGGTGGTAAGTTGATGTATGATGTTATAGTGAAAGGACCAAGCAAGATGAGGGTGTAAGAGAAGAGGCCAAGCACAAAGCAACGTGCTCAAATGCGCACTTCCCTGTTAGGCATCCTTTGGATGTTTGTGTGTGTTTGTGTGTTTGCAGTaacgatcaatcattcagTAAATTTTTCTTGTCTAATGGTTCTTGTCTAAACAATGGTGTGTATTCGCTGCCTGCCCTCCGTTCTTCGTAACGTGTGACGCAGTCTTTGAACCTTCATTTCACTACTAGTCGGCTCGCCCGtgtcatccttcttcaaagaggatatatcaatctccatcaacgatgcatcgtcatcgtcctttGAGTGAAATGTGAATACTCTCACTTCTGTATTCTCCCATGCCTGTAGTCAAGTGGAAAGTCAACGTTTGAATTGCATCATCATTAGAGCTGGTTTGAGGACGTTATGATGTATGCTTTGACGTACCCTATCAGAGAGCTGGCCGTCTACGATGTGTTTTAGGATATCATGGTGGGCAACGACTAGAACGGTCAAGTATCAGAAATGACGTGTACTCAGCTGTCCTGTTTAGTACTGTACTGATCTACTCCAAGAGCAATAAACTATCGAGGCCATGATGGGATGTCCTGACTTACCGACGATTTCCCTTTCAAGTCTATCCCTGAGCCATCTCCTCACTTGCTTTGCCCTTTCGGACGCATTGACGGGATCAAAAATTCCGTCCTTGCTAGCGTACCCTTCTGACAAAGTCGAAAAGTCCAACGAGGAGAACATTTCGTCGTTGGAGCACCTCAGCAGCTCAGCGGGAGAGAGAGGCGTATGACAGGCCTTACTATTCATCACAAGTTAGGGCGACTGTATCAGCCTGAATTTAGGTGATGGACATCACACGCATATGAGAACACGAGGATTGACTCCTCGTTCATCCGATTCCGCTTGAAAGCAAGACGGCGGGACAGGCGATGTTAATGGTCTGTACTGAAAAGTACAATACTGCTCACCGATCAACCTCCTGTAGGGTATCTAGCAGGATTACAGGCTGCCCCTGTGCGTCCAAGCGGTCCTTGAGATCCTTCAATCCGATCAACATGGTCTCCATCGTCCTTCGTAGCTGAGTAGAtgtcatcaatcagctccaAGGCCTGTAAAGGAGATGGCGGCTAAGCGGGGAGATGGGTAAGTGACTTGGATGAGACAGCAGGCGGATCCTCCCACGCACAGGGGAAGAAACAATCAATTGAGCGGTCTTCTGAGCAGTGTCTTTGGTGGTCTCGTACAGCTTCTCACACTGAGTGCGTCCGAAATCCGTCAACGGGGCATCCAGTACTGATCGATGTCCGAAATTCATCAGCTATCTTCTTGAGTTGCGGGACTTTGTCATTTACAGATCATGCACCACCTACTGGAGTAATCATTCGCGATGCTGCGATTGGTGATTTGGGGAAAAGGAGGTCATTACATCAAGTCAGGGCACGcaatcaaggtcaaagaggaCTGCAGGACTCACTTATGTTCCGCTTGTGCGTGTCGTATCAGATACAGAACCTTGGAGTTAGCAAatgtcatcatgtccacAGGATGAGTCGATGTCAAATGATTACCAAGTATCACTGAAACTGAAGAATGGCACGGGGATGTTAGATTGAATTGATCAGTGAAGTGACTTGAATCACGCAGCGAAGCCCCATGGCAGACCTCCTTTGTGTGGGTATGTGTGTTTGTCTTGTTGAGACGTAGTCAAACCTGACCCATAtgtcatcatccatcacacAACGAAAATTTGTTCATGTGGGTCTCTTGTCTAGTGATTTCTAAGTAAACATGTTGCCTATCCGCTTCCTTCCCTCTGTTCTTCGTAACGCAGGGTCTAATTCTTCATTTCACTGCTGGTCGGCTCGTCTGTAGCATCTTTTGGCTCGGCAGAGCTATCAACTTCCACCACTGACGCATTTTCGTCATCCTCGGAGGCAAATGTGAAAATCTTGACTTCTGCATTGTCCCATGGCTAAGATATGGGTCTCGGAGAGATCAGCTTTACGTATGTCAGGACAAAAAGGGATACTGTTAACTGACCCGTGATGACTGTTGATTGTCCGCTATATACCTCAAGATGTCTCCATGGGCAACGACTACGacaggtaagtcagcatAACTTCTTGGTGCCGAGCGATATCTGACTTACCGACAATCTCGCTCTCTTCCCTGTCTCGCAACCAGTTCCTTACTCGTCTGGCACGTTCACTCGCGTTCTTGGGATCATAGATACCCGACTTCGAAGCATACTCTTCGGACAGAGTGGAAAAGTCAAGAGACGAGAAGATACCGTTGTTGGAAGCTTTCAGCTTGGATATAGGGTATGTCGGTGTATCACATGGCAAGCTGCAAACCATACCCGTACGGATCATCGGCGATTGATGCGATGATTGATTACTACATATGAAGCTACAAGAATGGAATTCCAGACGACCCGATTACTCACGCTTCGACCTCCTGTAAAGTGTCTAACAATATCACCGgctttccttccttctccagacGTGCCTTCAATTCCGGATATCCAATTAACATAGTTTCCATAGGCCGTCGCAGCTAGGTCGACAAGTCCATTCCTGGTTGTAAGCTATTTTGCGACCCATGCATTGTCTATTAAGCTTACAGGCGAGGAGACCAATAATTCCGCGGTCTGTTGGAAGGTGTTCTTGGTCACCTCGTTCAATTCCTTAGATTGTGTTTTACCCAGATAGGTGAGCGGAGCATCGGCGACTACGTCGAAATACTCTGTCAGCTTCGTTCGTCCATCACAGCGAGTAAACCAGCTGACTTGTATAGTCTGATGCGACACTGCGATTGTCAGATGATGGGTCAGCCGGAAATCTCCTCGGCGCTCTGTTTGGGCGTGACTTGACGAGCTCACTTgtgttcagcttgagcatgcCTGGTCAGATACAGTCTCTTGGAAGTGGCTTTAGACTTTCGTGACATCTCGTTTTGGTTGGGTGAAGAGAGCAAGATCAGGATTGGTCTATTTGTCTATGAGTCTATATAGCGAAAGGTATGATGTTGGAGTCGTGAAAGCACTGATAGACACGACACGATAAAGGCGTTGTCGAGGTTGTTGAGTGAGGATCGAATCGATTCCGTTGGTTGTATTTAGCGTGAATGACTTCATTCGATGGATAACGAGAGGGGTTTATCCGGACATCCGAGCGGATATCTCCGCCTAAACCTCCACTTACACCTGATTTCGTCATGGGTAACGGTGATTGACCACCGTGTTGCTACTACATGCGATAACTTTCGTAGGCCAAAATAGCACAGTAGGTCTTGGTTATATATTGCTTACTCCAGCAAAGTGGACTTCGAAACAAATGGCGTGTATCCAAAGTACTTTGAGATCGAGCATAAATCGTCAATTAAGACCTTTCGCGACTTGTTCAGCAGTCTTCTCAGCCCGTCATTCGATTCAAACGTCGCAAGCTAGACTCAGAAACGGTTCTCTCACCAGATCTTTCTCTGCAACCAACACACCTTTCGATAAGATGAAGTGTATATTGATCAAGGATGGTACAGGTCCGGCGGATAGTCTGTATCTGGGCGAAGAGAAGACACCTGAGCCTGGGAAGGGGGAAGTCTTGGTCAAAGTAAGCTTTTGACCACTGCAACGTTGGTAAAGAATGTGCTGATGTCGTCGTACTTTCAGGTCAAGGTAAATAACCTACCTGCAGATCTCTTATGAGCCTCAGATCATGGTCTAAGCACTTGACTGATAATCTCTCGGCTAGGCGTTCGGGCTCAACCGAATGGACATACTGCAAAGGGAGGGCAAATACCCTTTACCGCCTCAAGCATCGAAGACTATCCTCGGAGTGGAGTTTTCGGGAGTCGTCGATAAATTAGGGGAAGATTCTAAGTTGTGGAAAGAGGGCGATGAGGTATACGGTCTTGCTTATGGTGTACGTCTCTTTTGCCTCAATCCATCCATATTCCTTGCCGGAAGATATAGCTTGTTTCGCCTCCAAAAAAGGAGAGCTGACTTGTTTACATACAGGGAGCGTACGCAGAGTATATTGTCAATCCCGAAACAATGCTTCTACCCAAGCCAAAACAGTTTGACTGGGTCGAGGCGGCCGGTATACCTGAAGTATGGATGACTGGTGAGCCACCTAGAAGAGGTCCGACTTTACTACGCTTGATGCTAGTCAGCTGATACCAATCTGCATGACAGCCACTCAAGCTCTCATGGTCGAGACCCCATTGAAAGAGGGTCAAAACGTTCTCATACATGCTGTAAGCTAGTCAGAATTCAAGCCTCAACACCAGCTGACGGACGAGACAGGGCGCTTCGGGAGTAGGCATTGCTGCTATACAAATCGCTTGTAAGCTTCCGTCCGAGCGTTGCGTAGTATTGGCAGAATCACAGGTTGTCTAGACAAGCTTACTTTTTGCCTCGCAGTGCACGTCTTGAAAGCCGGAAAAGTGTTCACTACCTGCGGATCGGACGAAAAGGTGGAGTTCCTGAAGGGTTTGGGCCATAGCGATAGGCTCCATGTGTTCAATTATAAAAcgcaaggtgagctatcagTGCTCTTTCAACACATATGGGGAGAATACAATGGATTATTCCGCTGACCACACGACTGCACATCATTGTTTGGTTGCCTAGACTTTGCTGAAGAGCTGAAAAAGCACGCACCGGGCGTAGACTTGATCATCGACTTCATAGGTAAACAGTACTGGCAACAGAATATCTCGTCCCTCAATTTGGACGGGAAGATGCTCTACTTGGCATTCATGTCTGGTGCCGCGTTCCCCGAGGGGGCAAATCTGGCTCCTATCTTAGGCAAAAGATTGACTATCAAGGGAAGTACGTTGAGATCGAGAAAGTCAGAATATCAACATGATTTACTGGAAGTGTTCAAGGATAAAGTCTTACCGAAGATCTTGAGTAAAGAGCTCCAAGTGAAAATATACAAGGTCAATTTCGTTCTCCTGCTCATGCTATTCTGCTGTTTTGCTAGTTGAAAATTGGCTGGACACTATGCTGACGATCGTTGCCGCTTGCAGACATACCCGTGGACAGATGTCATTCAAGCTCATAAAGATATGGAAGGAAATAAGAACAGCGGGAAGGTGAGTGCATCTTCTAAGCATGTCCTCCTTTGTGAAGCGGACGCGGCTGATAAGGCGGATCCGCCGCAGATTGTGCTCGAGGTCACTGAATAGCTTGGAGGCGGAAGAATTGACGTGTCAATCGGAGAAGGATTGATCCACTTATAGATGACTGTGCAGCAGACATCATGACATGCACTTCTGTCCCGTGGGACGCCATATACATGCATGTACATACGCCGAAGCAGAGATTTCTGACTGGCAGGACTAGCACCGGGGCCTGAATGAGCGGAGATTCGTTTGATGTCCGCTTTACGTTTTTCCGTCAACTTACCTCGTTGAATCTTGTTTTTTGGGTCATCGAAGTGGTCACAAGTAAAACACTTCCGACTGAAAAGTCTATATCACAATCAACAATCACAACAACTCATGGACGCTTGACGCGCTTTAAGAGAGACATACTTGTATTGCAAGCTCAAACACGACGAGAGCTCGACCGATAAAACTATCCTCCCCTCTGTCCTTCGCTCGTAGCCCATAATCTCTCGCCGATCACACATTCAGACACTCGCACCATGTCTCGTCCGACTCTATCTCAGGTCCTGCGTCCGATAGCTCGATCATACGCTACCAagtccacatcatcttccggtCCTGGTAATCCCACTTTACACGTCCCCACCGACTCCCGATCCGAAGTCTTAAAACAAGTCCTCTATCCTACCGACTCTTATTCACCTACTTCCTCAAGTCCTACTGGGACATACCACCACGACCACTTGAACCGTTTACAGCACGTCGTACCTTCTGCCGAGGTGCACGAGACCATCGAGCGGGCTTGGCAGCTCTATCAACGGAATCTCCGTACTCAGCGCCAGCGGGCTCTGAGAGCGAAATTCGATTCGATGGTAGCTGCATGCGACGAGTTAGAGAGGATCACCAACCCCGCTAATGGTGGAGTAGAGAGTGCGGAAGGAAAGGGGGGTTTGTATCATAGAAGAGTGTATGAGATAGCTACGAGTGAGACGAAGCAGGcggaaagaaagggagatgaACGTCATCCAAAGGGGAAAAAGAGTGTAGAACAACGATGGAAGGAGACTAGGATAGAGGGGCTGGTCCCGAGAGAAGCGTGGGTTCCGGTGGAAAGTAGagggaaaggatgggatTATACGTGGAGAAGACCTGGTCATTAGATAGACTTGGACTGGGATTTAGGTATAGTTGGTGAGTGAACGATCAGAGCTTCCTACCAACTTTTATACCTTCATCCCTTCATACTTCAATACCTTCACACCTTCCATCGAGATCTCTTACTCTTCTTGCAGCCGACGTCACGCTCTCCATCCCAGAtttcatctctttcatttcatttctTCTGGTTATGAGTTGCGCTGATCAATCGCTCGATCCTTGCTAGACTTTAGGACCAAGTACTATCTCGCATATCATACACACCACAATACATAGGATATTAGCTACAGTAACATTGTTCCCTCCTCACCGCTCGACACGTACACGCGACACTCTCACAaagacctcttcatcatttgGGTTCTAGCTCGACATCATATGTGTCTCCCGAAACACATCACCTCGCAAATATCTTGTCTCTCAcatctctctctcccttcctctcaTGGCTATTCGGCCTCAACGCGCTTCtacccttctttcctccttccacCCTACTGCTTCTTTTTCCTCTTgacgtcttcttcaacagcCACTGACTATCTAATCAACCGTCCTTCATCTCATCGCTCCGCAGCCCACGTTTGGTCCTGAGAATATGCTGACTGCTGACTCCTAAGCATCTCTGCTAGCCCAATTGGCACCCGCTTTGATCTGGGCAATATCCGgaccttcatcatccagaatAGCTTTCAGATACACGATATCCGCTTTGGCCTGCTTGAGATCGTCGGAGCCCAATTGTGCGAGAGTGGATTGCTAAGCTTGACTATCAGCGTTGGATCATCCGGTGCTAGTGATACCCGGACGGATCTTCCGAAGTCACTACTGCAAGATGTAGTCGGAAAAAAAGGAAGGAACGCGCAGTCCATCGATATGGCGAACATAGACTCACCAGATTAGCCATTTTTTCAGCAATTACCTCTCGGTGCTTCTCGGGCGCGGCCACCAGGTGAGAGAACCCCCTTGAGAGCTGGTATGGTCTGGCCGTGAGACTGGGGAATGATCAGTACTGTCTAATCAATCGTCAcggagaagggaagatgttGAAACATCGAAATCTGGAGTCGCCCTCTTAGGTCCGCGAGTATTGAGAATATGGTAAGGACatgtgagattgtgagatcGCGGGATACTTACGGCGGGTTCGTACCTTGCACAAAGGCATTTGGAAGCGCGAAATCGGTAGTCCCTCTATTCATCGAGGAAACTCAATTAAATCAGTTGACAAGTTCGTCGTGACCAGCCGTACATTCAGCCAGTGGGATTATCCTGAGGACAGCTTGGGAGAAACAAAACTACTCACTCTAAGATATGTGTTTGCTCTTGGGCATccccattcttctccttctcctctttctctttagACTGAGTATCGATTTCCTCCAACCTCGTCTTGTCCTCGATTTCTGTCGGGTAAGCACCGTTGAAGGAGTTCGAATGGCTATTCGGCATGTCGTTCGGGTGTGGATTTGGGTTGATGTGCTCTACTACTAAAGAATCTTCTCTTTCTAATTCGAATCCCATTGTCAGCGAAAGCTATCTTGTGATCTGTCGATACTGttggtcaagaagaggatgatcattCGCCGCTTGTCACCCACCAGAATCTTATCAATGTCTATCGGAGATGCTCTGGTAGTCATGCGCCTGGCCGGGTTTATGTCAGTGgctcgatgatgacgaacTAGAAAAGAAAGTCAGTGAATGGATGTTGGAgtgaagaaagaaggtcgagaaagaggatgaaaggttCTGATGTATTTTAGAGGCGA harbors:
- a CDS encoding mitochondrial 54S ribosomal protein mL40, whose product is MSRPTLSQVLRPIARSYATKSTSSSGPGNPTLHVPTDSRSEVLKQVLYPTDSYSPTSSSPTGTYHHDHLNRLQHVVPSAEVHETIERAWQLYQRNLRTQRQRALRAKFDSMVAACDELERITNPANGGVESAEGKGGLYHRRVYEIATSETKQAERKGDERHPKGKKSVEQRWKETRIEGLVPREAWVPVESRGKGWDYTWRRPGH